The following are encoded together in the Pedobacter steynii genome:
- the carA gene encoding glutamine-hydrolyzing carbamoyl-phosphate synthase small subunit — protein MTNYTKLPAILLLADGTVYYGKAAGKIGTTTGEICFNTGMTGYQEIFTDPSYFGQIMVTTNAHIGNYGIHREEIESDSIKIAGLVCKNYNIGFSRKEASESIQDYFQNENIVGISDIDTRALVRHIRHKGAMNAIISSEITDLEELKAKLAEVPSMDGLELSSQVSTKEAYFYGSPDATYKIAALDLGIKKNILRNFDDRDIYVQVFPAKTSFEEMDKWGADGYFISNGPGDPSAMPYAIETVKQVLAADKPLFGICLGHQLLAEANGIGTMKMFNGHRGLNHPVKNIIKNHCEVTSQNHGFGVVPDEVRNSDKVEITHINLNDQSIEGIRVKGKKAFSVQYHPESSPGPHDSRYLFDDFIEMIKGELAW, from the coding sequence ATGACTAACTACACCAAGTTACCTGCAATCTTGTTATTGGCTGATGGCACCGTTTACTACGGAAAAGCTGCGGGAAAAATCGGCACAACTACCGGAGAGATCTGTTTCAACACCGGAATGACAGGATATCAGGAAATTTTCACTGATCCTTCTTACTTCGGACAGATCATGGTCACCACCAATGCACATATTGGGAATTATGGAATCCATAGAGAAGAAATAGAATCTGACAGCATCAAAATTGCAGGTCTGGTTTGTAAAAATTACAACATCGGATTTAGCCGTAAAGAAGCCTCTGAATCTATTCAGGATTATTTTCAAAATGAAAACATTGTAGGGATTTCAGATATCGACACCCGCGCTTTGGTACGTCATATCAGACATAAAGGAGCGATGAATGCCATTATCTCTTCTGAAATCACTGACCTGGAAGAACTGAAAGCGAAACTGGCAGAAGTTCCATCTATGGACGGACTGGAATTGTCTTCTCAGGTATCTACCAAAGAAGCTTATTTCTACGGTTCTCCTGATGCAACCTACAAAATTGCTGCTTTAGACCTTGGGATTAAAAAGAACATCCTTCGCAATTTCGACGACAGAGATATTTATGTACAGGTATTCCCTGCTAAAACAAGCTTTGAGGAAATGGACAAATGGGGTGCTGACGGTTACTTTATCTCTAATGGCCCCGGTGATCCATCGGCAATGCCTTATGCAATCGAAACGGTTAAACAGGTATTGGCTGCAGATAAACCATTGTTTGGAATTTGCTTAGGTCACCAGTTACTGGCAGAAGCAAACGGAATCGGAACGATGAAAATGTTTAACGGACACAGAGGTTTAAACCACCCGGTAAAAAACATTATCAAAAATCACTGCGAAGTGACTTCTCAGAACCATGGTTTTGGTGTAGTTCCGGATGAAGTAAGAAATTCTGACAAAGTAGAGATCACCCACATTAACCTGAATGACCAAAGTATCGAAGGTATCAGGGTAAAAGGTAAAAAGGCGTTCTCTGTACAATATCACCCGGAGTCTTCTCCAGGTCCACACGATTCACGTTACCTGTTTGATGATTTCATTGAGATGATCAAAGGCGAACTGGCCTGGTAA